The Candidatus Binatia bacterium genome has a window encoding:
- a CDS encoding pyridoxamine 5'-phosphate oxidase: MAATIEPAVREFIARQHVFFVATAPLAKDGHINVSPKGLDSLRVLDERTVAYVDLTGSGAETIAHLRENGRITLMFCAFEGDPKIVRVYGRGEAIEPDHPEFGVLLKHFRNWPGLRAIIRIHVERVAQSCGYGVPLYQFVGDRSRLIDWAQQKGPQGLRDYQQRHNRWSIDGLPGLRMAAGSTRGDDSSTTSSSSS, from the coding sequence ATGGCGGCAACGATTGAGCCAGCGGTGCGCGAATTCATTGCGCGGCAGCACGTGTTTTTCGTGGCCACGGCGCCGCTGGCAAAAGACGGTCACATCAACGTTTCGCCAAAAGGACTGGACTCGCTGCGCGTGCTGGATGAACGTACGGTTGCGTACGTAGACCTTACGGGCAGCGGCGCGGAAACCATCGCGCACCTGCGCGAGAACGGGCGTATTACTCTTATGTTTTGCGCATTCGAGGGCGATCCGAAAATCGTGCGAGTCTATGGCCGGGGCGAAGCGATCGAACCCGACCATCCGGAATTTGGCGTCTTGCTGAAACACTTCCGGAATTGGCCAGGCTTGCGGGCGATCATTCGCATCCATGTGGAACGAGTGGCGCAGTCCTGCGGTTACGGAGTGCCCCTGTACCAATTTGTCGGTGACCGATCGCGACTGATCGACTGGGCGCAACAAAAGGGACCGCAAGGTTTGCGCGATTATCAGCAGCGTCACAACCGCTGGAGTATCGATGGACTGCCAGGGCTGCGCATGGCAGCGGGCAGCACCCGAGGTGACGATTCTTCGACGACCTCGTCGTCGAGCTCCTAG